CCGTCTCAAGCGTTTCGTGCGCCATGCGGCTCCATTTTCTCGACGACGGCATGCCAGGGATCACACGCAGATTGCTGCGTGGGAAATGGGCCTATTTCTTGCCGGACGGCAGCCGTATTACCGACGCGGAGGAAGTGACGCGCCTCAACCGGATCGCGCTGCCGCCGGCCTACCGCGATGCCTGGTATGCGCCGCGCCCCGACGCCCATCTGCTGGCGATCGGCTACGATGCGCGGGGGCGCAAGCAATACCGCTATCACCCCGACTACCGGCAGGAGCGCGAGACCCGCAAGTTCGAGCTCTGCGCGCCGTTTGGCCGCGCTTTGCCCAGGCTGCGCGCGCGGGTGGCCGATGACCTCGCTTTGCGCAGCCTGACGCGCGAGCGGGCCATCGCTTCGGTCATCGCGCTGCTCGATACCGGCGCGATCCGCATCGGTAACGAGTTCTACGCGCGCGAGAACAAGAGCTTCGGGGCGACGACGCTGCGCAATCGCCATGCCAAGATCGAGGGCCGGCGGCTGCGGCTGCGCTTCCGCGGCAAGTCGGGCAAGCAGCAGGAAATCGACTGCAGCGATGCCGCGCTGGTCCGCTGCGTGCGGAAGATGCAGGACCTGCCCGGCCAGCGCCTGTTCCAGTATGTGGACCCTGACGGCGACGTGGTGCCGGTCGATTCGGCCGACGTGAACCTCTACCTGCGCGAGACGATGGGCGAGGAGTTCACCGCCCGCAATTTCCGCACTTGGGCCGCCTCGGCGCTGGCTTTCGGCCTGCTGGTGGAGAACCCGAACATTCCGCTCAAGACGATGCTCGAGGCGGTGTCCGAACGGCTCGGCAATACGCCGGCTATCGTGCGCAAGTCCTACATCCATCCCGCGGTCACCGCCGCAGCGAAGGGCGAGGCGCCGATCGCCGAACTGCCCGAAAGATTGCCGCGCCAGACGCCGTGGTTGAGCCGGGTCGAGCGCGGCCTGATCGATTTTCTGGAAACGCCTCGCGCGGTTGCCGCGCTGGGCTAGATCCCCAGCCCGGCGATGGCGGCGGCGATGTCGCTGCCGGTATAGGGCTTGCTGACTACGGGCACGCCGGTCAGTTCCTCGGTCATTTCGGGAAATTCATCGTAGCCGCTGGCGAAGATGAAAGGGGTGCCCTTGGCCTGGAGCGACGTCGCGATGTCCTCGCTGGTCTCGGTGCCCAGATCCATGTCGAGCAGTGCGAAAGTAATCGGGTTGTCCTCGATGATCTGCAGCGCGCTGCGTACCGAACTGCAGACGTGGCAGTCGGCATAGCCGAGGTCGCGGAGAATCTCCTCCGCCTCCATGGCAATGATCATGTTGTCTTCGACGACAAGCGCCGTCCGCGAATTCGCTGTCATTGTTCCGTACCCAATCCGGAGACCGTCTTATTCGCAATTGCAGCGGAAGTCAGCACGTCGTTTGACGAACACCCCTCGCCGGGCGGGCCGACACGTGCGGTCGATGGGACGAGCGCCTCCGCAGTCCCACGATCAGATCGAGCCCGCATTGCGGCACCCACTTTTTTCCAATGAAGTCCAGCAGTCGCGACCCATTGCGGCGATACGGAGCCTGCCGGCATGGCGCGCTCCGCCGTCGGCAGCGCGTCTTGTGTTCAGCTTAGCACATAACCTTCATTTGTCTGTCCACTTGTGACCATTCTCTGGAACTTTTCTATAGTTCCGTCGTTTGGCCTCAGTTCGGCGGTTTCGGCTTTGCGAGAAGAGGTTCGGGGATGCTTGAGGAAAGCAATCTATTGGGGGCGCTAAGGCAGAAGGAGCGGGCTCTGCTCAAGCCTTTCATGACCGAGTGCCATCTTGCCGCCGGGGAAACGATCTACGAGCCCGGACAGGTCGTCCGCTACGCCTATTTCCCTCGCAATTCCGCTCTAGCGGTGTTCCTCGTCATGATGGAAAATGGCGAGGTCGTGGAGACGACGATGGTCGGCCGCGAGGGCGCGCTCGGCGGCATCGTCAGCCAGGGCAGCGTTCCCTGCTATGCGCGGTCCTGCGTGATGCACGAGGGCGACTTCTACCGCATTTCCTCGGTCGACCTCGAGCAGGTCAAGGAACAGTCTCCGCAGATCCGCCACCTCTTCGCGCGCTATGCCGATTGCATGATGGCGCAGGTGTTCCAGTCGGTCGCCTGCAACGCCAGCCACACGATCGAGCAGCGCGCCGCCAAGTGGCTCTGCGCCGCGCTCGACCGCACGGGCAAGGACGAGATCGCGATGACACAGGAGCAGCTTGCCTCAATGATGGGCATCGGCCGTTCCTACGCCAGCCGCGTCGTCCAGCGCTTCAAGGGCGATGGCATCATCCAGACGCGCCGCGGTGGGCTCAAGGTGCTCAATCCCGAAGGCCTGCGCTCGCGCGCCTGTGGATGCAACGAACTGGTGAAGCAGCATTTCGAAACGGTGCTGAAGGGCGTCTATCCGAACGGGGATTAAAGCCCCGGCACGGTCCCCGCGCGCAGATAGCTGCGGTCGAGTTCGACGAGCGAGCGCACCCCGATCATCGCCATCGAGGTGCTGATCTCTTCCTTGAGGATATCGATCGCTCGCGCCGCGCCCGGCTGGCCGCCGGCGCCGGCACCGTAGAGCGTCGCGCGGCCGATCATCACCGCGTGGGCGCCGATCGCCATGGCCTTGAGCACGTCGCTGCCGCGGCGAATGCCGCTGTCGAAGATCACCGTCATCTTGTCCGCCACCGCATCGACGATCTCGGCCAGGACTTCGATCGAGGCCGGCGCCGCGTCGAAAGTGCGGCCGCCGTGGTTCGAGACGACGACGCCGTCGACTCCGTTATCGGCCGCGGCGATCACGTCCTCGCGGTTGAGCATGCCCTTGAGCAGCAGCTTGCCGGGGAAGCGGCGCTTCAGTTCCCTGACGTCGTCCCAGGTCAC
The window above is part of the Novosphingobium sp. G106 genome. Proteins encoded here:
- a CDS encoding response regulator, with product MTANSRTALVVEDNMIIAMEAEEILRDLGYADCHVCSSVRSALQIIEDNPITFALLDMDLGTETSEDIATSLQAKGTPFIFASGYDEFPEMTEELTGVPVVSKPYTGSDIAAAIAGLGI
- a CDS encoding DNA topoisomerase IB — its product is MRLHFLDDGMPGITRRLLRGKWAYFLPDGSRITDAEEVTRLNRIALPPAYRDAWYAPRPDAHLLAIGYDARGRKQYRYHPDYRQERETRKFELCAPFGRALPRLRARVADDLALRSLTRERAIASVIALLDTGAIRIGNEFYARENKSFGATTLRNRHAKIEGRRLRLRFRGKSGKQQEIDCSDAALVRCVRKMQDLPGQRLFQYVDPDGDVVPVDSADVNLYLRETMGEEFTARNFRTWAASALAFGLLVENPNIPLKTMLEAVSERLGNTPAIVRKSYIHPAVTAAAKGEAPIAELPERLPRQTPWLSRVERGLIDFLETPRAVAALG
- a CDS encoding Crp/Fnr family transcriptional regulator, which translates into the protein MLEESNLLGALRQKERALLKPFMTECHLAAGETIYEPGQVVRYAYFPRNSALAVFLVMMENGEVVETTMVGREGALGGIVSQGSVPCYARSCVMHEGDFYRISSVDLEQVKEQSPQIRHLFARYADCMMAQVFQSVACNASHTIEQRAAKWLCAALDRTGKDEIAMTQEQLASMMGIGRSYASRVVQRFKGDGIIQTRRGGLKVLNPEGLRSRACGCNELVKQHFETVLKGVYPNGD